Proteins from a single region of Numenius arquata chromosome Z, bNumArq3.hap1.1, whole genome shotgun sequence:
- the LOX gene encoding protein-lysine 6-oxidase isoform X1: MHFAPPGLLLAQLHACIYWSCLWPAGCQQPPRRDPPPPPAAWRQRIQWENNGQVYSLLSLGSQYQPPRRRQAAEAAGSPILLLRNNGTLPRGAAARAAAASTAAQPQPAAGNRGGSGARHWFQAGYQAPSGGRAAGQRSQGAATPAAAGAARSASSGASRPSAPTSPAGGAGTDGNRSSTGAGSLPPLSSFRPGREDVMVGDDPYNPYKYTDDNPYYNYYDTYERPRQGSRYRPGYGTGYFQYGLPDLVPDPYYIQASTYVQRMSMYNLRCAAEENCLASSAYRADVRDYDNRVLLRFPQRVKNQGTSDFLPSRPRYSWEWHSCHQHYHSMDEFSHYDLLDASSHRKVAEGHKASFCLEDTSCDYGYYRRYACTAHTQGLSPGCYDTYNADIDCQWIDITDVKPGNYILKVSVNPSYLVPESDYSNNIVRCDIRYTGHHAYASGCTISP, from the exons ATGCATTTCGCGCCTCCGGGGCTCCTGCTCGCCCAGCTCCACGCGTGTATCTACTGGAGCTGCCTGTGGCCCGCCGGCTGCCAGCAGCCGCCGCGCCGcgaccccccgccgccccccgccgcctggAGGCAGCGGATCCAGTGGGAGAACAACGGGCAGGTGTACAGCCTGCTCAGCCTCGGCTCCCAGTACCAGCCACCCCGCCGCAGGCAGGCAGCGGAGGCGGCGGGCAGCCCAATCCTGCTGCTGCGGAACAACGGCACGCTGCCGCGGGGAGCCGCcgcccgagccgccgccgcctccaccgCCGCGCAGCCCCAGCCCGCCGCCGGCAACCGGGGGGGCTCCGGCGCACGGCACTGGTTCCAGGCCGGCTACCAGGCTCCCTCCGGGGGTCGCGCCGCCGGGCAGCGGAGCCAGGGGGCCGCCACCCCTGCCGCCGCCGGGGCGGCCAGGAGCGCTTCCTCGGGGGCGTCGCGACCCAGCGCCCCCACGAGCCCCGCCGGCGGCGCCGGGACCGACGGCAACCGGAGCAGCACCGGGGCAGGCAGCCTGCCGCCCCTCAGCAGCTTCAGACCCGGGCGGGAAGATGTCATGGTAGGAGACGACCCCTACAACCCCTACAAGTACACGGACGATAACCCCTATTACAACTACTATGACACATACGAGAGGCCACGCCAGGGCAGCAGGTACAGACCCGGCTATGGCACGGGCTACTTCCAATATG GTCTCCCTGACTTAGTCCCGGATCCCTATTACATCCAGGCGTCCACATACGTCCAGAGGATGTCCATGTATAATTTGAGATGTGCTGCCGAGGAGAACTGCCTGGCAAG CTCAGCTTATCGAGCAGATGTTAGAGACTATGACAATCGGGTGCTCCTGAGGTTCCCCCAAAGAGTGAAAAATCAAGGCACGTCAGATTTTCTGCCCAGCAGACCCCGTTATTCATGGGAGTGGCACAGCTGTCACCA ACATTATCACAGCATGGATGAATTCAGCCACTATGACTTGCTGGATGCAAGCTCACACAGAAAAGTTGCTGAAGGACACAAAGCAAGTTTCTGTCTTGAAGATACCTCCTGTGATTATGGATATTATAGACGGTATGCATGTACTGCACATACACAG ggACTGAGCCCTGGCTGCTACGACACTTACAATGCTGATATAGATTGCCAGTGGATTGATATTACAGACGTAAAACCTGGAAATTACATTCTGAAG GTGAGTGTAAACCCCAGCTATTTGGTGCCTGAATCTGATTACTCCAATAATATAGTACGCTGCGATATACGCTATACAGGCCACCACGCATATGCCTCTGGCTGTACAATTTCGCCGTAA
- the LOX gene encoding protein-lysine 6-oxidase isoform X2, with the protein MHFAPPGLLLAQLHACIYWSCLWPAGCQQPPRRDPPPPPAAWRQRIQWENNGQVYSLLSLGSQYQPPRRRQAAEAAGSPILLLRNNGTLPRGAAARAAAASTAAQPQPAAGNRGGSGARHWFQAGYQAPSGGRAAGAPTSPAGGAGTDGNRSSTGAGSLPPLSSFRPGREDVMVGDDPYNPYKYTDDNPYYNYYDTYERPRQGSRYRPGYGTGYFQYGLPDLVPDPYYIQASTYVQRMSMYNLRCAAEENCLASSAYRADVRDYDNRVLLRFPQRVKNQGTSDFLPSRPRYSWEWHSCHQHYHSMDEFSHYDLLDASSHRKVAEGHKASFCLEDTSCDYGYYRRYACTAHTQGLSPGCYDTYNADIDCQWIDITDVKPGNYILKVSVNPSYLVPESDYSNNIVRCDIRYTGHHAYASGCTISP; encoded by the exons ATGCATTTCGCGCCTCCGGGGCTCCTGCTCGCCCAGCTCCACGCGTGTATCTACTGGAGCTGCCTGTGGCCCGCCGGCTGCCAGCAGCCGCCGCGCCGcgaccccccgccgccccccgccgcctggAGGCAGCGGATCCAGTGGGAGAACAACGGGCAGGTGTACAGCCTGCTCAGCCTCGGCTCCCAGTACCAGCCACCCCGCCGCAGGCAGGCAGCGGAGGCGGCGGGCAGCCCAATCCTGCTGCTGCGGAACAACGGCACGCTGCCGCGGGGAGCCGCcgcccgagccgccgccgcctccaccgCCGCGCAGCCCCAGCCCGCCGCCGGCAACCGGGGGGGCTCCGGCGCACGGCACTGGTTCCAGGCCGGCTACCAGGCTCCCTCCGGGGGTCGCGCCGCCGG CGCCCCCACGAGCCCCGCCGGCGGCGCCGGGACCGACGGCAACCGGAGCAGCACCGGGGCAGGCAGCCTGCCGCCCCTCAGCAGCTTCAGACCCGGGCGGGAAGATGTCATGGTAGGAGACGACCCCTACAACCCCTACAAGTACACGGACGATAACCCCTATTACAACTACTATGACACATACGAGAGGCCACGCCAGGGCAGCAGGTACAGACCCGGCTATGGCACGGGCTACTTCCAATATG GTCTCCCTGACTTAGTCCCGGATCCCTATTACATCCAGGCGTCCACATACGTCCAGAGGATGTCCATGTATAATTTGAGATGTGCTGCCGAGGAGAACTGCCTGGCAAG CTCAGCTTATCGAGCAGATGTTAGAGACTATGACAATCGGGTGCTCCTGAGGTTCCCCCAAAGAGTGAAAAATCAAGGCACGTCAGATTTTCTGCCCAGCAGACCCCGTTATTCATGGGAGTGGCACAGCTGTCACCA ACATTATCACAGCATGGATGAATTCAGCCACTATGACTTGCTGGATGCAAGCTCACACAGAAAAGTTGCTGAAGGACACAAAGCAAGTTTCTGTCTTGAAGATACCTCCTGTGATTATGGATATTATAGACGGTATGCATGTACTGCACATACACAG ggACTGAGCCCTGGCTGCTACGACACTTACAATGCTGATATAGATTGCCAGTGGATTGATATTACAGACGTAAAACCTGGAAATTACATTCTGAAG GTGAGTGTAAACCCCAGCTATTTGGTGCCTGAATCTGATTACTCCAATAATATAGTACGCTGCGATATACGCTATACAGGCCACCACGCATATGCCTCTGGCTGTACAATTTCGCCGTAA
- the LOX gene encoding protein-lysine 6-oxidase isoform X3: MSMYNLRCAAEENCLASSAYRADVRDYDNRVLLRFPQRVKNQGTSDFLPSRPRYSWEWHSCHQHYHSMDEFSHYDLLDASSHRKVAEGHKASFCLEDTSCDYGYYRRYACTAHTQGLSPGCYDTYNADIDCQWIDITDVKPGNYILKVSVNPSYLVPESDYSNNIVRCDIRYTGHHAYASGCTISPY; encoded by the exons ATGTCCATGTATAATTTGAGATGTGCTGCCGAGGAGAACTGCCTGGCAAG CTCAGCTTATCGAGCAGATGTTAGAGACTATGACAATCGGGTGCTCCTGAGGTTCCCCCAAAGAGTGAAAAATCAAGGCACGTCAGATTTTCTGCCCAGCAGACCCCGTTATTCATGGGAGTGGCACAGCTGTCACCA ACATTATCACAGCATGGATGAATTCAGCCACTATGACTTGCTGGATGCAAGCTCACACAGAAAAGTTGCTGAAGGACACAAAGCAAGTTTCTGTCTTGAAGATACCTCCTGTGATTATGGATATTATAGACGGTATGCATGTACTGCACATACACAG ggACTGAGCCCTGGCTGCTACGACACTTACAATGCTGATATAGATTGCCAGTGGATTGATATTACAGACGTAAAACCTGGAAATTACATTCTGAAG GTGAGTGTAAACCCCAGCTATTTGGTGCCTGAATCTGATTACTCCAATAATATAGTACGCTGCGATATACGCTATACAGGCCACCACGCATATGCCTCTGGCTGTACAATTTCGCC atactGA